The following are from one region of the Geothermobacter hydrogeniphilus genome:
- a CDS encoding DUF1127 domain-containing protein: MIRLWQWWRRYRLTKEQQRQLLAMDSRTLKDLGISRVDAEQLAGCYGRGIEKGWRDKV, encoded by the coding sequence ATGATACGGTTATGGCAATGGTGGCGGCGTTATCGCCTCACGAAAGAACAGCAGCGGCAACTGCTGGCAATGGATTCTCGAACGCTCAAGGACCTTGGCATCAGCCGGGTCGATGCCGAACAACTCGCCGGCTGCTATGGTCGCGGCATTGAGAAGGGCTGGAGGGACAAGGTATGA
- a CDS encoding DNA ligase, producing MREMRMESLRICLLLTCVLLFATGVLAAEPMLPLVDDGTADVNGWLMSEKLDGVRGHWDGHRLLSKHGTVLHPPREFVQGLPPFPVEGELWAGRGSFEQTAAVVRRQRPDNDWLKLKFAIFDVPEAPGGFTERIAAAVAWFAAHPTPYAFVIPQQTLRGRAQLRQELQRIEKLGGEGLIVRRPDAPYVPGRSPDILKVKSYRDAEATVIARLPGKGRNEGRLGALLVRLENGTEFRIGSGFSDAERDNPPPVGAVITFKHYGFFKSGVPRFPSYLRIRADQGL from the coding sequence ATGAGAGAAATGCGGATGGAATCGCTGCGGATCTGCCTGTTGTTGACCTGCGTACTGTTATTTGCAACAGGCGTCCTGGCAGCGGAGCCGATGCTGCCCCTGGTTGACGACGGCACGGCCGATGTGAACGGCTGGCTGATGAGTGAGAAGCTCGACGGAGTCCGCGGCCACTGGGATGGACACCGCCTGCTGTCGAAACACGGGACCGTCCTGCATCCCCCCCGGGAGTTCGTTCAGGGGCTGCCGCCCTTCCCGGTCGAAGGTGAGCTCTGGGCCGGGCGCGGCAGCTTCGAGCAGACGGCGGCCGTGGTCCGGCGGCAGCGACCCGACAACGACTGGCTCAAGCTCAAGTTCGCCATCTTTGACGTTCCGGAAGCTCCCGGCGGGTTCACCGAACGTATCGCCGCGGCCGTCGCGTGGTTCGCGGCTCACCCGACCCCCTACGCCTTCGTCATCCCGCAACAGACACTGCGCGGCCGGGCGCAACTACGACAGGAACTGCAGCGAATCGAAAAGCTCGGCGGCGAAGGGCTGATTGTCCGCAGGCCGGACGCGCCTTATGTCCCCGGCCGCAGCCCGGACATCCTCAAAGTCAAGAGTTACCGGGACGCCGAGGCGACGGTGATCGCCCGGCTGCCGGGAAAGGGCCGCAATGAAGGACGGCTCGGGGCACTGCTGGTCCGCCTGGAGAACGGGACAGAGTTCAGAATCGGCAGCGGCTTCAGCGACGCCGAGCGGGACAACCCACCGCCGGTCGGCGCGGTGATCACCTTCAAGCACTACGGGTTCTTCAAGTCCGGCGTTCCCCGCTTTCCGTCCTACCTGCGGATAAGGGCTGACCAGGGATTGTAA
- a CDS encoding beta-ketoacyl-ACP synthase III has protein sequence MAQKPQVMILGTGRAVPEKILTNADLEKMVDTSDEWIVARTGIRQRHVAEPGSALSDLVTEAARKALDDAGLSADQIDLIVLATVTGDMKFPSTACLVQEKLGAKNAVAFDLSAACAGFLYGLQVAEGMMAVAGYRHALVIGGEVLTSMVDWQDRDTCVLFGDGAGAVVLGPAEGERGLLQTCLGSNGEHAGLLYNPGGGCVNPPNAETVAANLYAIRMEGREVFRHAVVAMADVLQQALEKQGLSGEDIDLLIPHQANLRIIEAVAKRFKLPMEKVCVNVDRYGNTSAASIPIALDELRRGDGLQPGTLVGMVSFGAGLTWAAALVRV, from the coding sequence ATGGCACAGAAACCACAGGTCATGATCCTTGGAACCGGCCGCGCCGTGCCGGAAAAAATTCTTACCAATGCCGATCTTGAAAAGATGGTCGACACCTCGGACGAGTGGATTGTCGCCCGTACCGGGATTCGGCAGCGCCACGTCGCCGAACCGGGCAGCGCGCTCTCCGACCTGGTGACCGAGGCGGCGCGCAAAGCCCTGGATGACGCCGGGTTGAGCGCCGACCAGATCGATCTGATCGTCCTCGCCACGGTGACCGGTGATATGAAGTTCCCGTCGACCGCCTGCCTGGTGCAGGAGAAACTGGGGGCGAAAAACGCCGTCGCCTTTGATCTCTCCGCCGCCTGCGCCGGTTTCCTCTACGGCCTGCAGGTGGCCGAGGGGATGATGGCCGTCGCCGGCTACAGGCACGCGCTGGTGATCGGCGGCGAGGTCCTTACCTCGATGGTCGACTGGCAGGATCGCGATACCTGCGTGCTGTTTGGCGACGGCGCCGGTGCCGTGGTACTCGGTCCTGCTGAGGGCGAACGCGGTCTGTTGCAGACCTGCCTCGGCAGCAACGGCGAACACGCCGGTCTGCTCTACAACCCCGGCGGCGGCTGCGTCAATCCGCCCAACGCCGAGACGGTCGCGGCCAATCTCTATGCCATCCGCATGGAGGGTCGCGAGGTTTTCCGCCACGCGGTGGTCGCCATGGCCGACGTCCTGCAGCAGGCGCTGGAGAAGCAGGGCCTGTCCGGGGAGGATATCGACCTGCTGATTCCCCACCAGGCCAACCTGCGCATCATCGAGGCGGTTGCCAAACGTTTCAAGCTGCCGATGGAAAAGGTCTGCGTCAACGTCGATCGCTACGGCAACACTTCCGCCGCCTCGATCCCCATCGCCCTCGACGAACTGCGCCGCGGCGATGGGCTGCAGCCGGGCACCCTGGTCGGCATGGTTTCCTTCGGCGCCGGACTGACCTGGGCGGCGGCACTGGTGCGGGTTTAG
- a CDS encoding AraC family transcriptional regulator, which yields MAGAQVRYFKPADISGLELLTCPDAGYLFPPHFHQAYCIWLNTSGGEYYRHRGNSYILQPDSFGIIAPGEVHENQACDTLARSLVTFYLDPDLVRSIGAQLRGREVGDTEFRTDAYRDVEVLRGLVALARILRGSPSTLERESAFLEVFAALVGRYGTSGGGGADAGSESARVARVIELFHAHLAEDISLANLASQLGCTPYHLIRFFKKAVGLSPHAYLVQLRLEKAHMLMAAGMPIAEVAFATGFADQSHLTRHFKHKFGIPPGAYLRQLRQG from the coding sequence ATGGCTGGTGCCCAAGTCCGTTATTTCAAACCCGCAGACATCTCCGGTCTCGAGCTGTTGACCTGCCCGGACGCCGGCTATCTCTTCCCGCCGCACTTTCACCAGGCTTACTGCATCTGGCTCAACACCTCCGGCGGCGAGTACTACCGGCATCGCGGCAATTCCTACATCCTCCAACCCGACAGCTTCGGTATCATCGCACCCGGCGAGGTCCACGAAAATCAAGCCTGCGACACCCTCGCCCGCAGCCTGGTTACCTTCTATCTCGACCCGGATCTGGTACGGTCCATCGGTGCCCAGTTGCGTGGCAGGGAGGTTGGTGACACCGAGTTTCGCACCGACGCCTACAGGGATGTCGAGGTCCTGCGCGGACTGGTCGCCCTCGCCCGCATTCTGCGTGGAAGCCCCTCGACGCTGGAGCGGGAATCGGCCTTTCTTGAGGTCTTCGCCGCCCTGGTCGGCAGGTACGGAACTTCCGGAGGAGGGGGCGCTGACGCCGGCTCAGAATCTGCCCGCGTCGCCCGTGTCATCGAGCTGTTTCATGCCCACCTCGCTGAGGATATCTCTCTTGCCAACCTGGCAAGCCAACTTGGCTGCACCCCCTATCACCTGATTCGTTTCTTCAAGAAGGCGGTCGGGCTCTCTCCCCATGCCTATCTGGTCCAGCTGCGTCTTGAGAAGGCCCATATGCTGATGGCCGCAGGGATGCCGATTGCCGAAGTTGCTTTCGCCACCGGTTTCGCTGACCAGAGTCATCTGACCCGCCACTTCAAGCATAAGTTCGGCATCCCTCCGGGGGCCTACCTGCGGCAGCTCCGTCAGGGATAG
- a CDS encoding tRNA-binding protein, whose product MKEISWNEFEQVELRVGTIVDVQDFPEARNLAYKVWADFGDEIGEKKSSAQVAHLYSKEDLIGRQIVAVVNFPPKQIGPFRSEFLLCGFYRDDGVVLAVPERDVPNGAKLG is encoded by the coding sequence ATGAAGGAGATCAGCTGGAACGAGTTTGAACAGGTCGAGTTACGCGTCGGGACCATCGTCGACGTTCAGGATTTCCCCGAGGCGCGCAACCTGGCTTACAAAGTGTGGGCCGACTTCGGCGATGAGATTGGAGAGAAGAAGTCGAGCGCCCAGGTCGCTCACCTGTACAGCAAGGAGGACCTGATCGGCCGGCAGATTGTCGCCGTGGTCAATTTTCCGCCCAAGCAGATTGGCCCGTTCCGCTCCGAGTTTCTGCTCTGCGGTTTCTACCGTGACGACGGTGTGGTGCTGGCGGTTCCGGAGCGAGACGTGCCGAACGGGGCGAAGCTGGGGTAG
- a CDS encoding YEATS-associated helix-containing protein, with product MAEVDIPIIKIVAILFSGGLYGGFIRYFRNDRNKLLESIVYGLGSALMLPVFLSILSSDLMKTAKSNYEDMFVLLGLATLVSTFSDKFIDSMFKKINEMIRTTNERVDVAEQVAIDTKNKIDPIIIKSSETQKNEINEKVREDLDLSDDRVSLLKKIKNSKYTYRSVSGLSSELGLSEEETSVLLEELLSKGFVGKTGGNKWFLTSQGAFVAELEGEGGR from the coding sequence ATGGCTGAAGTAGATATCCCTATAATTAAGATTGTTGCTATTTTATTCTCTGGTGGTCTATATGGAGGCTTTATAAGGTATTTTAGAAATGATAGAAATAAATTATTAGAAAGCATTGTGTATGGATTAGGGTCAGCATTGATGTTGCCTGTTTTTTTGTCAATCTTGTCAAGTGATTTGATGAAAACGGCGAAGTCTAACTATGAGGATATGTTTGTCCTTTTGGGGTTAGCAACTTTGGTGTCAACTTTCTCAGACAAATTTATTGACAGTATGTTTAAAAAAATCAATGAGATGATAAGGACTACAAATGAGAGGGTCGATGTGGCAGAGCAGGTTGCTATAGATACAAAAAATAAAATAGATCCAATAATAATAAAGTCATCAGAGACTCAAAAAAACGAAATCAATGAAAAAGTGAGGGAAGACTTAGATCTTAGCGATGACAGAGTGTCTTTGCTGAAGAAAATAAAAAATAGCAAATATACATATAGGTCTGTTTCGGGTTTGTCGTCAGAACTTGGCCTTTCAGAGGAAGAGACTTCGGTTTTATTGGAAGAACTGCTGTCTAAAGGGTTTGTTGGTAAGACTGGTGGCAATAAATGGTTTTTGACTAGTCAGGGTGCTTTTGTCGCAGAATTGGAGGGAGAAGGTGGTCGCTAA
- a CDS encoding cytochrome c3 family protein: MNSIHCPWLPWAGLFIVFLLSVVPASASASCLDCHPENSFRLDFPASVHGPNGCTSCHRFPAGGESHPLAADHRPTVDCNRCHKDIAQAYASSVHRAAGVGCSECHAPVHGLHAWRENKEKAVELCLGCHDQEDYRQSVHGRAVADGNDDAAACHDCHGLHDVRAVSSLSPGQVQAFNVDTCIPCHADKEKMTRNGVRLGVVASYLSSHHGKSYRLGSTRRAAGCADCHTAHRVLPKSDPASSLHGDNLVKICRRCHPGATASFTRYYPHGDHHDRNNYPLLYWTFLAMNCLLIGVFAFFWIHSILWMFRGFVENRKKLAAAARGEGVLVHAAHKQYRRFSKHHILFHLIVITSFLGLSLTGLPLKFSDQPWAQTLMSFYGGVEYAGLLHRACAVLTFYYFVAALLLSINFLFISKKPSGNCWQRLFGPDSLMPNGKDVRDLLGMVRWFLFRGPKPEFERWTYWEKFDFLAVFWGMVAIGSSGLLLWFPEFFGQFLPGWVFNVAIIIHSDEALLATGFIFTVHFFNTHGRPEKFPMDFVIFNGQISRQEFIEERSAQWRRYREAGVIEQFEIKKPSGVVYDFILKGFGFLALFTGLALAFLMLIAFIRG; this comes from the coding sequence ATGAACTCAATCCATTGTCCATGGCTCCCATGGGCTGGGCTCTTCATCGTCTTCCTGTTGTCGGTTGTCCCGGCATCCGCGTCTGCATCCTGCCTCGATTGTCATCCTGAAAACAGTTTCCGGCTGGACTTTCCGGCTTCGGTGCATGGTCCCAATGGCTGCACCAGCTGTCATCGCTTTCCTGCCGGTGGGGAAAGTCATCCCCTTGCTGCTGATCATCGTCCGACGGTCGATTGCAACCGTTGTCACAAGGACATCGCGCAGGCGTACGCATCCAGTGTGCATCGGGCTGCCGGAGTCGGCTGCAGCGAGTGTCATGCCCCGGTTCATGGTCTCCATGCCTGGCGGGAGAACAAGGAAAAAGCGGTTGAGCTGTGTCTCGGCTGTCATGATCAGGAGGATTACCGGCAGTCGGTTCACGGCCGGGCTGTCGCCGATGGCAACGACGATGCGGCTGCCTGTCATGACTGCCATGGTCTGCATGACGTAAGAGCGGTTTCCTCCCTCTCTCCCGGACAGGTTCAGGCTTTCAACGTCGACACCTGTATCCCCTGCCATGCGGATAAAGAAAAAATGACCAGGAACGGGGTCCGCCTCGGCGTGGTTGCCAGCTACCTGTCGAGCCATCACGGCAAGAGCTACCGGCTCGGCAGCACCCGCCGGGCGGCCGGTTGCGCCGACTGCCACACCGCGCACCGGGTGCTGCCGAAGTCTGATCCGGCCTCCAGCCTGCATGGTGACAACCTGGTGAAAATCTGCCGACGCTGCCATCCCGGGGCGACCGCATCGTTTACCCGTTATTATCCCCATGGCGATCATCACGATCGGAACAACTATCCGCTGTTGTACTGGACCTTTCTGGCCATGAATTGCCTGCTGATCGGGGTCTTCGCCTTTTTCTGGATTCACAGCATCCTGTGGATGTTTCGCGGATTTGTGGAGAACCGGAAAAAACTGGCAGCGGCGGCCCGCGGCGAAGGTGTCCTGGTTCACGCCGCGCACAAGCAGTACCGCCGCTTTTCGAAGCATCACATTCTCTTTCACCTGATTGTGATCACCAGTTTTCTCGGTCTTTCATTGACCGGTCTGCCGCTCAAGTTCAGTGATCAGCCCTGGGCCCAGACCCTGATGTCCTTTTATGGCGGGGTCGAGTACGCGGGGCTGCTGCACCGCGCCTGCGCCGTGCTGACCTTCTACTATTTCGTCGCCGCCCTGTTGTTGAGTATCAATTTTCTGTTTATCTCCAAAAAGCCGTCGGGCAACTGCTGGCAGCGGCTGTTCGGGCCCGACTCGCTGATGCCGAACGGGAAGGATGTCCGGGACCTGCTGGGGATGGTTCGCTGGTTTCTGTTCCGGGGACCGAAGCCGGAGTTCGAGCGCTGGACCTACTGGGAGAAGTTCGACTTCCTGGCGGTTTTCTGGGGGATGGTGGCGATCGGCAGCTCCGGTCTGCTGCTCTGGTTCCCGGAATTTTTCGGGCAGTTTCTGCCCGGCTGGGTGTTCAACGTGGCGATTATCATCCACTCCGACGAGGCTCTGCTGGCGACCGGGTTCATCTTCACCGTGCACTTCTTCAACACCCACGGGCGCCCGGAGAAGTTCCCGATGGATTTCGTCATCTTCAACGGTCAGATTTCCCGCCAGGAGTTCATCGAGGAGCGCTCGGCGCAGTGGCGGCGCTACCGGGAGGCCGGGGTGATCGAGCAGTTTGAGATCAAGAAACCCAGCGGGGTGGTCTATGATTTCATCCTCAAGGGATTCGGTTTCCTGGCGCTGTTCACCGGCCTGGCGCTGGCTTTCCTGATGCTGATCGCCTTCATACGGGGCTGA